The sequence GAAGGTTATTGCTGATTAAATGTTCTGCTGTAGCCATAACGATGATCCTGAAAAGCGAAAAGGTATTTTCGTTTTATTTTATCTTCTCAGATCTTACACGGGAACGTTTAAAATAAAAACCTAAAAAAATAGTAATACAAAAACTATATTACAAATTTAATAATTCCATTTGAGTACTGGATTGATAAATTTCTCATGTAATTTTGACTCATTTTCTCTAACGCGAAATATGGCATTTAAATTCTGTTAAAGGTCGCCCACGTAATTATCAGAACTAGCGTGTTTGGCAAGAGGGTTCTGTGTAGATGATTATATCTTGCTTACGAGATGCACAGCAGAAAAAATGGCTAATTATATAAACGATTATTGAGGTAAGTAATATGATTTCAGAGAAATTACCACAAAATATGACGCTAAAGTCATGGCTCGCTTTAGTTATTCTGGCAATTTCAACATTCACCATCGTTACCACTGAACTTGCGCCTGTAGGGTTATTAACTCCTATTGCAGAGGGGCTCCATTCTTCGGAATCCGCGGTTGGCATGACCGTGTCTCTTTATGCGTGGGTAGGGGCATTAAGCGCATTGTTTGCCTCCGTGTTCCTGGGAAATGTGGCGAAAAAGCGTCTTTTGTTGGTACTCACCGTCGTTCTTATGATATCCAATATTTTGGCCGCCACGGTAAGCACTTACGGTGCTCTACTGAGTGCGCGCGTATTGGGTGCACTTGCTCATGGTGCATTCTGGGCAATGATTGGAGCGACTGCAGTAGCCATTGTTCCTGCCCGTTATATCGGTACGGCAACATCAATCGTATTTGGCGGTGTTTCTGCGGCAAGCGTGTTTGGTGTACCGGTTTCAAATTATATTGGCATTCATTTGGGCTGGAGACAGGCATTCTGGCTGATGGCAGCACTCAGCGTCGTGGCCTTTGTGGGCATTACTGTTCTTGTCCCGCAAATAAACAATAAAAGCGCGATGGGTATTGATGCTCTCAAAAGAGTGCTGAAATCGTCCACGCTGTGGAAAATTTACTTTGCCACGCTGCTTGCCGTTACCGCCCACTTTGCCGCATTTACCTACATTGAGCCTTGGTTACACATGCAGAGTTTACTCTCCGCTGCTTTTGTTCCGGCTGTGCTTTTAGTTTACGGCATCGCGGGTCTGGCCGGTAATTTCCTGACCGGCGTGTTGATTGATAAATATCTAAAGATGACGGTAGCTTTATCCGTGCTGCTTATCTGTGCGGTGCTGATCTTCCTCGGACGGTCAGGTTCCTCACTCTCTGTCGCGCTCATTTTCACTGCCATGGTTATCTGGGGCGTTGCGGTATCAGGAGTATTTGTCGGATTTCAGACATGGGTGTTACGTATGGCGGAAGATAAAACGTTTCCAGCCTCAGCACTCTATGTTTCGTTTTTCAATATCGCCATTGGTATCGGTGCTTCAGTGGGGGCCTGGATGGTGTCATCGTTCCCGGTCCCCCTCCTGTATATCGTAGCGGGCACAGCCATTGGCCTTTCCATCCTGCTTGTCGCGGTTATTCCTGCGAGCCTTACGACAAAACATTCTCGCGTGGAGAAATCGTACGAGTCAAATTAACGACTGTGCAAGGCACTGCTGAGAAATAAAAAAACGTGACTTTGTTAGCCATAAAAAACCGGGTCTCCCCGGTTTTTTTACGTTGTTGAGCGGAATATATCAGGCGTTCACACCTTTCATGCCTTCTTCCGAATATCGTTCCCCTTTAATTTCTATCTTCCGATGAATGTTGTTCAGCGATTCAACATCGCTTTTTTCCAGAATAACTTCCGCCGCATGAGCGTTTTCAGCCAGATAACGGGTATGCTTAGTGCCAGGAATTGGAACCAGCTTATCGTATTGTGCCAGCAGCCAGGCCAGAGCAATTTGCCCTGTAGTGCAATCGTATTTCTGTGCAAGCGGGGTAATTGCATCGAGCAACTGGCGATTATGATCCAGACTGGACTGAATAAAACGCGCATTATTCTTGCGGAAATCACCGTCTGCAAAATCGTCGTTGCTGAGGTATTTGCCTGTCAGGAAGCCTCTGCCAAGAGGAGAGTAAGGGACCAGGCCGATACTCAACGCTTTCACAACCGGTAGAACGGTATCCTCAATATCACGCGTCCACAGCGAATATTCGGTTTGCAGCGCGGTGACCGGATGTACCGTATGGGCTCGCTGTAACGTTGAAGCCGACACTTCACAAAGACCAATGTGATTAATTTTACCTTCCTTAACGAGTGTGCTCAGGCACTCCATGCTTTCTTCGACCGGCGTTTCGTTGCTGACCCTGTGAAGATAAAAGAGATCAATCCGTTCAACGCCAAGCCGCTTAAGGGATTCGTTACAGCAGCGGATAATATAGTCGGGTGTGTTATTGATAGTGCGGGCATAGGACTCGTCAGGAGAGCGATCGATACCGCATTTCGTGGCAATTTTAAACTGCTCGCGAGTGCTTTTATCCAGCCCGGCAAGAAAGTGACCGATTAGCCTTTCATTATGGCCACGGCCATATAAATTTGCGGTATCAATAAACGTCACGTTCAGATCGATGAGGTTATGCAATACCTGCAGTGAGCCTTTGTCATCAGTCTGGCCATAAAATTCACTCAGACCCATGGCACCGTAGCCGACGGCACTGACGGTAAGATTTTGAGATAAAGTACGTGTTTTCATAGTTTTTCCTTTTCAGACGCTATGATTGTTTCACCTCAATTGTGGTTACTGAATTTTCATTTT comes from Enterobacter kobei and encodes:
- a CDS encoding MFS transporter — encoded protein: MISEKLPQNMTLKSWLALVILAISTFTIVTTELAPVGLLTPIAEGLHSSESAVGMTVSLYAWVGALSALFASVFLGNVAKKRLLLVLTVVLMISNILAATVSTYGALLSARVLGALAHGAFWAMIGATAVAIVPARYIGTATSIVFGGVSAASVFGVPVSNYIGIHLGWRQAFWLMAALSVVAFVGITVLVPQINNKSAMGIDALKRVLKSSTLWKIYFATLLAVTAHFAAFTYIEPWLHMQSLLSAAFVPAVLLVYGIAGLAGNFLTGVLIDKYLKMTVALSVLLICAVLIFLGRSGSSLSVALIFTAMVIWGVAVSGVFVGFQTWVLRMAEDKTFPASALYVSFFNIAIGIGASVGAWMVSSFPVPLLYIVAGTAIGLSILLVAVIPASLTTKHSRVEKSYESN
- a CDS encoding aldo/keto reductase, producing the protein MKTRTLSQNLTVSAVGYGAMGLSEFYGQTDDKGSLQVLHNLIDLNVTFIDTANLYGRGHNERLIGHFLAGLDKSTREQFKIATKCGIDRSPDESYARTINNTPDYIIRCCNESLKRLGVERIDLFYLHRVSNETPVEESMECLSTLVKEGKINHIGLCEVSASTLQRAHTVHPVTALQTEYSLWTRDIEDTVLPVVKALSIGLVPYSPLGRGFLTGKYLSNDDFADGDFRKNNARFIQSSLDHNRQLLDAITPLAQKYDCTTGQIALAWLLAQYDKLVPIPGTKHTRYLAENAHAAEVILEKSDVESLNNIHRKIEIKGERYSEEGMKGVNA